The following are from one region of the Serinus canaria isolate serCan28SL12 chromosome 8, serCan2020, whole genome shotgun sequence genome:
- the KANK4 gene encoding KN motif and ankyrin repeat domain-containing protein 4 isoform X1, whose protein sequence is MEKTEADGQLPKPDGDREQPRSLPYSLETPYGFHLDLDFLKYVDDIEKGNTIRRVHIHRRAKQPKFNTLPRNFSLPENGSRGCSTAAPSKSWTSTCSFPQRKASLGEEPPRALLPAGAAPEEPSYRRKALLAEARRQAELGRPQAELGWPRDELRARPQLLRASSMPEALPPGQSPPGGPSALRSPPQPCHGLPGSQSASRPSSDGSASAPPREMEWDGSVGHPGGAVPLQPPWQNQQLQVLVESGAEEGDAADGSDLARAEAAAPPAALRLAEESVSPAERGLSVSEMDLKVPKEGEERNVQAGGDKESGAPQAPGHGEPGGVTALKQQVAELEEQLAKKKEELEQVRAVVQQQDHEIQEKEKSIKLLASSKAELEEQLWQEKSREAELQRRRGSGALERLDAAVNTELSQVTGLRQAQDKGINVNIPLSTRSIGCGTLRAESTSAVEACREQGPAGARAEGRAGEASMEAGPPAPCLTQLQIHEHPGDHNQNHQNSLGPNVAQSKAGFGEDEPREGLQEEGAPGHEDLPAVDPIGQYVKKIQELLQEQWLCLEHGYPELANAIKQPASKLSSIQNQLVNSLNSLLSAYSSQGPVDKENSNTHYQQLENSPTTSLKSIMKKKGYGFHAGGNGTKKNLQFVGVNGGYETTSSEEDTSCEDSASDSDTETEDRAGDVEPEQDGRESRGPSSGEKHEEDDDDEQEASAGAALCSQDQALRCKPSEDFLAACQLLSEHLPEIRSRSNQHLQQVLGSISQEWFQVSSHKASRPEVVAAYLEALGDIQPQLLETVVNLPDRNGNTALHYSVSHSNFQVAKLLLDTGKCCLDLQNRAGYTAVMLTPLAAPETRQDMEVVMRLLKEGDVNLRAAQGGQTALMLGVSHDRDDMVRALLACRADVNLQDEEGSTALMVACRQGNADIVRLLLAQPGCQLTLTDKGGNSALSLAHGDIAALLRAHMELSPCELGASPPP, encoded by the exons ATGGAGAAGACAGAAG CAGATGGCCAGCTACCCAAACCcgatggggacagggagcagcctCGCAGCCTTCCCTACTCCCTGGAGACACCTTACGGCTTCCACTTGGACCTGGACTTCCTGAAGTACGTGGACGACATCGAGAAAGGCAACACCATCAGGAGGGTCCACATCCACCGCAGAGCCAAGCAGCCCAAATTCAACACCCTGCCGCGGAACTTCAGCCTGCCCGAGAACGGCTCCCGCGGCTGCTCCACCGCCGCTCCCAGCAAGAGCTGGACCTccacctgctccttccctcagaGAAAGGCTTCCCTGGGCGAGGAGCCACCCCGGGCCCTGCTGCCGGCCGGGGCAGCTCCCGAGGAGCCGAGCTACCGGAGGAAGGCGCTGCTGGCGGAGGCGCGGCGGCAGGCGGAGCTGGGCCGGCCGCAGGCGGAGCTGGGCTGGCCGCGGGATGAGCTGAGGGCGCGGCCGCAGCTGCTGCGAGCCTCCAGCATGCCCGAGGCGCTGCCCCCCGGCCAGAGCCCCCCGGGCGGACCCTCGGCCCTCCGGAGCCCTCCGCAGCCCTGCCACGGCCTGCCCGGCTCCCAGAGCGCCTCCCGGCCCAGCTCGGACGGCAGCGCCTCAGCCCCGCCGCGGGAGATGGAGTGGGACGGCTCCGTGGGGCATCCTGGCggggctgtgcccctgcagcccccctggcagaaccagcagctgcaggtgctggtggAGAGCGGGGCCGAGGAGGGCGATGCCGCCGATGGCTCTGAcctggccagggctgaggcagcGGCACCACCGGCTGCCCTCCGGCTGGCGGAGGAGAGCGTGAGCCCTGCGGAAAGGGGTCTCAGTGTGAGTGAGATGGATCTGAAGGTGCCGAAGGAAGGTGAGGAGAGGAATGTTCAGGCTGGAGGGGACAAGGAGAGCGGTGCTCCCCAGGCCCCTGGCCATGGAGAGCCCGGCGGGGTCACGGCGCTGAAGCAGCAGGTCgctgagctggaggagcagctggccaagaagaaagaagagctcGAGCAGGTCAGGGCggtggtgcagcagcaggatcatGAGAtccaggagaaggagaagagcaTTAAGCTGCTGGCCAGCTCCAAAGCGgagctggaagagcagctgtggcaggagaagtccagagaggctgagctgcagaggcGGCGGGGCAGTGGGGCCTTGGAGCGCCTCGACGCCGCGGTGAACACCGAGCTCTCCCAGGTGACAGGGCTCAGGCAGGCCCAGGACAAGGGCATCAACGTCAACATCCCACTCTCCACCAGATCCATCGGCTGTGGCACCCTCAGGGCAGAGAGCACCAGCGCTGTGGAGGcatgcagggagcaggggcCGGCAGGCGCTCGGGCAGAGGGACGTGCTGGGGAGGCCAGCATGGAGGCTGgacctcctgctccctgcctcacCCAGCTGCAGATCCACGAGCACCCCGGCGACCACAACCAGAACCACCAGAACTCCCTCGGCCCCAACGTGGCCCAGAGCAAGGCGGGCTTTGGAGAAGATGAACCTcgggaagggctgcaggaggaaggggcCCCTGGCCACGAGGACCTCCCAGCTGTTGACCCCATTGGCCAATATGTAAAAAAgatccaggagctcctgcaggagcagtggctgtgctTGGAGCACGGATACCCAGAGCTGGCCAACGCTATCAAGCAGCCGGCCTCCAAGCTCAGCTCCATCCAGAACCAATTAGTTAATTCCCTGaactccctgctctctgcctaCTCCTCACAAGGGCCTGTGGATAAGGAGAATTCCAACACGCACTATCAACAGTTGG AAAACTCTCCAACCACAAGTCTTAAATCCatcatgaaaaagaaaggttATGGTTTCCATGCAGGAGGCAATGGGACCAAAAAGAATCTCCAGTTTGTTGGGGTAAATGGTGG CTACGAGACAACGTCAAGTGAAGAGGACACCAGCTGTGAGGACAGCGCGTCGGACAGCGACACCGAGACcgaggacagagctggggacgTGGAGCCCGAGCAGGAtggaagggaaagcagagggcCTTCCTCAGGGGAGAAGCAtgaggaggatgatgatgatgagcaGGAGGCATCAGCAGGAGCAGCGCTCTGCTCTCAGGATCAGGCTCTCAG ATGCAAACCCTCCGAAGATTTCcttgctgcctgccagctcctcagtgAACACCTCCCAGAAATCAGGAGCAGAAGCAACCAGCATCTG cagcaggtcctgggCTCCATCTCCCAGGAGTGGTTCCAGGTGTCCAGCCACAAGGCTTCCAGGCCGGAGGTGGTGGCAGCGTACCTGGAGGCACTGGGGGacatccagccccagctcctggagacCGTGGTGAACCTGCCTGACAGGAATGGCAACACAGCTCTCCACTACAGCGTGTCCCACTCCAACTTCCAGGTTGCAAAGCTCCTGCTGGACACGG GCAAGTGCTGCCTGGACCTGCAGAACCGTGCTGGCTACACGGCCGTGATGCTGACGCCGCTGGCGGCCCCCGAGACCCGCCAGGACATGGAGGTGGTGATGAGGCTGCTGAAGGAGGGGGATGTCAACCTGAGAGCTGCCCAG GGCGGCCAGACCGCGCTGATGCTGGGGGTCAGCCACGACAGGGACGACATGGTGCGAGCCCTGCTGGCCTGCCGGGCCGATGTCAACCTGCAGGACGAGGAGGGCAGCACGGCGCTGATGGTGGCCTGTCGCCAGGGCAACGCCGACATCGTCCGCCTGCTCCTGGCGCAGCCCGGCTGCCAGCTCACGCTGACTGACAAG ggcGGGAACTCGGCGCTGTCACTGGCCCACGGGGACATTGCCGCGCTCCTGCGAGCCCACATGGAGCTCAGCCCGTGtgagctgggagccagccctcctccctga
- the KANK4 gene encoding KN motif and ankyrin repeat domain-containing protein 4 isoform X3, whose translation MEKTEDGQLPKPDGDREQPRSLPYSLETPYGFHLDLDFLKYVDDIEKGNTIRRVHIHRRAKQPKFNTLPRNFSLPENGSRGCSTAAPSKSWTSTCSFPQRKASLGEEPPRALLPAGAAPEEPSYRRKALLAEARRQAELGRPQAELGWPRDELRARPQLLRASSMPEALPPGQSPPGGPSALRSPPQPCHGLPGSQSASRPSSDGSASAPPREMEWDGSVGHPGGAVPLQPPWQNQQLQVLVESGAEEGDAADGSDLARAEAAAPPAALRLAEESVSPAERGLSVSEMDLKVPKEGEERNVQAGGDKESGAPQAPGHGEPGGVTALKQQVAELEEQLAKKKEELEQVRAVVQQQDHEIQEKEKSIKLLASSKAELEEQLWQEKSREAELQRRRGSGALERLDAAVNTELSQVTGLRQAQDKGINVNIPLSTRSIGCGTLRAESTSAVEACREQGPAGARAEGRAGEASMEAGPPAPCLTQLQIHEHPGDHNQNHQNSLGPNVAQSKAGFGEDEPREGLQEEGAPGHEDLPAVDPIGQYVKKIQELLQEQWLCLEHGYPELANAIKQPASKLSSIQNQLVNSLNSLLSAYSSQGPVDKENSNTHYQQLENSPTTSLKSIMKKKGYGFHAGGNGTKKNLQFVGVNGGYETTSSEEDTSCEDSASDSDTETEDRAGDVEPEQDGRESRGPSSGEKHEEDDDDEQEASAGAALCSQDQALRCKPSEDFLAACQLLSEHLPEIRSRSNQHLQQVLGSISQEWFQVSSHKASRPEVVAAYLEALGDIQPQLLETVVNLPDRNGNTALHYSVSHSNFQVAKLLLDTGKCCLDLQNRAGYTAVMLTPLAAPETRQDMEVVMRLLKEGDVNLRAAQGGQTALMLGVSHDRDDMVRALLACRADVNLQDEEGSTALMVACRQGNADIVRLLLAQPGCQLTLTDKGGNSALSLAHGDIAALLRAHMELSPCELGASPPP comes from the exons ATGGAGAAGACAGAAG ATGGCCAGCTACCCAAACCcgatggggacagggagcagcctCGCAGCCTTCCCTACTCCCTGGAGACACCTTACGGCTTCCACTTGGACCTGGACTTCCTGAAGTACGTGGACGACATCGAGAAAGGCAACACCATCAGGAGGGTCCACATCCACCGCAGAGCCAAGCAGCCCAAATTCAACACCCTGCCGCGGAACTTCAGCCTGCCCGAGAACGGCTCCCGCGGCTGCTCCACCGCCGCTCCCAGCAAGAGCTGGACCTccacctgctccttccctcagaGAAAGGCTTCCCTGGGCGAGGAGCCACCCCGGGCCCTGCTGCCGGCCGGGGCAGCTCCCGAGGAGCCGAGCTACCGGAGGAAGGCGCTGCTGGCGGAGGCGCGGCGGCAGGCGGAGCTGGGCCGGCCGCAGGCGGAGCTGGGCTGGCCGCGGGATGAGCTGAGGGCGCGGCCGCAGCTGCTGCGAGCCTCCAGCATGCCCGAGGCGCTGCCCCCCGGCCAGAGCCCCCCGGGCGGACCCTCGGCCCTCCGGAGCCCTCCGCAGCCCTGCCACGGCCTGCCCGGCTCCCAGAGCGCCTCCCGGCCCAGCTCGGACGGCAGCGCCTCAGCCCCGCCGCGGGAGATGGAGTGGGACGGCTCCGTGGGGCATCCTGGCggggctgtgcccctgcagcccccctggcagaaccagcagctgcaggtgctggtggAGAGCGGGGCCGAGGAGGGCGATGCCGCCGATGGCTCTGAcctggccagggctgaggcagcGGCACCACCGGCTGCCCTCCGGCTGGCGGAGGAGAGCGTGAGCCCTGCGGAAAGGGGTCTCAGTGTGAGTGAGATGGATCTGAAGGTGCCGAAGGAAGGTGAGGAGAGGAATGTTCAGGCTGGAGGGGACAAGGAGAGCGGTGCTCCCCAGGCCCCTGGCCATGGAGAGCCCGGCGGGGTCACGGCGCTGAAGCAGCAGGTCgctgagctggaggagcagctggccaagaagaaagaagagctcGAGCAGGTCAGGGCggtggtgcagcagcaggatcatGAGAtccaggagaaggagaagagcaTTAAGCTGCTGGCCAGCTCCAAAGCGgagctggaagagcagctgtggcaggagaagtccagagaggctgagctgcagaggcGGCGGGGCAGTGGGGCCTTGGAGCGCCTCGACGCCGCGGTGAACACCGAGCTCTCCCAGGTGACAGGGCTCAGGCAGGCCCAGGACAAGGGCATCAACGTCAACATCCCACTCTCCACCAGATCCATCGGCTGTGGCACCCTCAGGGCAGAGAGCACCAGCGCTGTGGAGGcatgcagggagcaggggcCGGCAGGCGCTCGGGCAGAGGGACGTGCTGGGGAGGCCAGCATGGAGGCTGgacctcctgctccctgcctcacCCAGCTGCAGATCCACGAGCACCCCGGCGACCACAACCAGAACCACCAGAACTCCCTCGGCCCCAACGTGGCCCAGAGCAAGGCGGGCTTTGGAGAAGATGAACCTcgggaagggctgcaggaggaaggggcCCCTGGCCACGAGGACCTCCCAGCTGTTGACCCCATTGGCCAATATGTAAAAAAgatccaggagctcctgcaggagcagtggctgtgctTGGAGCACGGATACCCAGAGCTGGCCAACGCTATCAAGCAGCCGGCCTCCAAGCTCAGCTCCATCCAGAACCAATTAGTTAATTCCCTGaactccctgctctctgcctaCTCCTCACAAGGGCCTGTGGATAAGGAGAATTCCAACACGCACTATCAACAGTTGG AAAACTCTCCAACCACAAGTCTTAAATCCatcatgaaaaagaaaggttATGGTTTCCATGCAGGAGGCAATGGGACCAAAAAGAATCTCCAGTTTGTTGGGGTAAATGGTGG CTACGAGACAACGTCAAGTGAAGAGGACACCAGCTGTGAGGACAGCGCGTCGGACAGCGACACCGAGACcgaggacagagctggggacgTGGAGCCCGAGCAGGAtggaagggaaagcagagggcCTTCCTCAGGGGAGAAGCAtgaggaggatgatgatgatgagcaGGAGGCATCAGCAGGAGCAGCGCTCTGCTCTCAGGATCAGGCTCTCAG ATGCAAACCCTCCGAAGATTTCcttgctgcctgccagctcctcagtgAACACCTCCCAGAAATCAGGAGCAGAAGCAACCAGCATCTG cagcaggtcctgggCTCCATCTCCCAGGAGTGGTTCCAGGTGTCCAGCCACAAGGCTTCCAGGCCGGAGGTGGTGGCAGCGTACCTGGAGGCACTGGGGGacatccagccccagctcctggagacCGTGGTGAACCTGCCTGACAGGAATGGCAACACAGCTCTCCACTACAGCGTGTCCCACTCCAACTTCCAGGTTGCAAAGCTCCTGCTGGACACGG GCAAGTGCTGCCTGGACCTGCAGAACCGTGCTGGCTACACGGCCGTGATGCTGACGCCGCTGGCGGCCCCCGAGACCCGCCAGGACATGGAGGTGGTGATGAGGCTGCTGAAGGAGGGGGATGTCAACCTGAGAGCTGCCCAG GGCGGCCAGACCGCGCTGATGCTGGGGGTCAGCCACGACAGGGACGACATGGTGCGAGCCCTGCTGGCCTGCCGGGCCGATGTCAACCTGCAGGACGAGGAGGGCAGCACGGCGCTGATGGTGGCCTGTCGCCAGGGCAACGCCGACATCGTCCGCCTGCTCCTGGCGCAGCCCGGCTGCCAGCTCACGCTGACTGACAAG ggcGGGAACTCGGCGCTGTCACTGGCCCACGGGGACATTGCCGCGCTCCTGCGAGCCCACATGGAGCTCAGCCCGTGtgagctgggagccagccctcctccctga
- the KANK4 gene encoding KN motif and ankyrin repeat domain-containing protein 4 isoform X2 → MEKTEADGQLPKPDGDREQPRSLPYSLETPYGFHLDLDFLKYVDDIEKGNTIRRVHIHRRAKQPKFNTLPRNFSLPENGSRGCSTAAPSKSWTSTCSFPQRKASLGEEPPRALLPAGAAPEEPSYRRKALLAEARRQAELGRPQAELGWPRDELRARPQLLRASSMPEALPPGQSPPGGPSALRSPPQPCHGLPGSQSASRPSSDGSASAPPREMEWDGSVGHPGGAVPLQPPWQNQQLQVLVESGAEEGDAADGSDLARAEAAAPPAALRLAEESVSPAERGLSVSEMDLKVPKEGEERNVQAGGDKESGAPQAPGHGEPGGVTALKQQVAELEEQLAKKKEELEQVRAVVQQQDHEIQEKEKSIKLLASSKAELEEQLWQEKSREAELQRRRGSGALERLDAAVNTELSQVTGLRQAQDKGINVNIPLSTRSIGCGTLRAESTSAVEACREQGPAGARAEGRAGEASMEAGPPAPCLTQLQIHEHPGDHNQNHQNSLGPNVAQSKAGFGEDEPREGLQEEGAPGHEDLPAVDPIGQYVKKIQELLQEQWLCLEHGYPELANAIKQPASKLSSIQNQLVNSLNSLLSAYSSQGPVDKENSNTHYQQLENSPTTSLKSIMKKKGYGFHAGGNGTKKNLQFVGVNGGYETTSSEEDTSCEDSASDSDTETEDRAGDVEPEQDGRESRGPSSGEKHEEDDDDEQEASAGAALCSQDQALRCKPSEDFLAACQLLSEHLPEIRSRSNQHLQVLGSISQEWFQVSSHKASRPEVVAAYLEALGDIQPQLLETVVNLPDRNGNTALHYSVSHSNFQVAKLLLDTGKCCLDLQNRAGYTAVMLTPLAAPETRQDMEVVMRLLKEGDVNLRAAQGGQTALMLGVSHDRDDMVRALLACRADVNLQDEEGSTALMVACRQGNADIVRLLLAQPGCQLTLTDKGGNSALSLAHGDIAALLRAHMELSPCELGASPPP, encoded by the exons ATGGAGAAGACAGAAG CAGATGGCCAGCTACCCAAACCcgatggggacagggagcagcctCGCAGCCTTCCCTACTCCCTGGAGACACCTTACGGCTTCCACTTGGACCTGGACTTCCTGAAGTACGTGGACGACATCGAGAAAGGCAACACCATCAGGAGGGTCCACATCCACCGCAGAGCCAAGCAGCCCAAATTCAACACCCTGCCGCGGAACTTCAGCCTGCCCGAGAACGGCTCCCGCGGCTGCTCCACCGCCGCTCCCAGCAAGAGCTGGACCTccacctgctccttccctcagaGAAAGGCTTCCCTGGGCGAGGAGCCACCCCGGGCCCTGCTGCCGGCCGGGGCAGCTCCCGAGGAGCCGAGCTACCGGAGGAAGGCGCTGCTGGCGGAGGCGCGGCGGCAGGCGGAGCTGGGCCGGCCGCAGGCGGAGCTGGGCTGGCCGCGGGATGAGCTGAGGGCGCGGCCGCAGCTGCTGCGAGCCTCCAGCATGCCCGAGGCGCTGCCCCCCGGCCAGAGCCCCCCGGGCGGACCCTCGGCCCTCCGGAGCCCTCCGCAGCCCTGCCACGGCCTGCCCGGCTCCCAGAGCGCCTCCCGGCCCAGCTCGGACGGCAGCGCCTCAGCCCCGCCGCGGGAGATGGAGTGGGACGGCTCCGTGGGGCATCCTGGCggggctgtgcccctgcagcccccctggcagaaccagcagctgcaggtgctggtggAGAGCGGGGCCGAGGAGGGCGATGCCGCCGATGGCTCTGAcctggccagggctgaggcagcGGCACCACCGGCTGCCCTCCGGCTGGCGGAGGAGAGCGTGAGCCCTGCGGAAAGGGGTCTCAGTGTGAGTGAGATGGATCTGAAGGTGCCGAAGGAAGGTGAGGAGAGGAATGTTCAGGCTGGAGGGGACAAGGAGAGCGGTGCTCCCCAGGCCCCTGGCCATGGAGAGCCCGGCGGGGTCACGGCGCTGAAGCAGCAGGTCgctgagctggaggagcagctggccaagaagaaagaagagctcGAGCAGGTCAGGGCggtggtgcagcagcaggatcatGAGAtccaggagaaggagaagagcaTTAAGCTGCTGGCCAGCTCCAAAGCGgagctggaagagcagctgtggcaggagaagtccagagaggctgagctgcagaggcGGCGGGGCAGTGGGGCCTTGGAGCGCCTCGACGCCGCGGTGAACACCGAGCTCTCCCAGGTGACAGGGCTCAGGCAGGCCCAGGACAAGGGCATCAACGTCAACATCCCACTCTCCACCAGATCCATCGGCTGTGGCACCCTCAGGGCAGAGAGCACCAGCGCTGTGGAGGcatgcagggagcaggggcCGGCAGGCGCTCGGGCAGAGGGACGTGCTGGGGAGGCCAGCATGGAGGCTGgacctcctgctccctgcctcacCCAGCTGCAGATCCACGAGCACCCCGGCGACCACAACCAGAACCACCAGAACTCCCTCGGCCCCAACGTGGCCCAGAGCAAGGCGGGCTTTGGAGAAGATGAACCTcgggaagggctgcaggaggaaggggcCCCTGGCCACGAGGACCTCCCAGCTGTTGACCCCATTGGCCAATATGTAAAAAAgatccaggagctcctgcaggagcagtggctgtgctTGGAGCACGGATACCCAGAGCTGGCCAACGCTATCAAGCAGCCGGCCTCCAAGCTCAGCTCCATCCAGAACCAATTAGTTAATTCCCTGaactccctgctctctgcctaCTCCTCACAAGGGCCTGTGGATAAGGAGAATTCCAACACGCACTATCAACAGTTGG AAAACTCTCCAACCACAAGTCTTAAATCCatcatgaaaaagaaaggttATGGTTTCCATGCAGGAGGCAATGGGACCAAAAAGAATCTCCAGTTTGTTGGGGTAAATGGTGG CTACGAGACAACGTCAAGTGAAGAGGACACCAGCTGTGAGGACAGCGCGTCGGACAGCGACACCGAGACcgaggacagagctggggacgTGGAGCCCGAGCAGGAtggaagggaaagcagagggcCTTCCTCAGGGGAGAAGCAtgaggaggatgatgatgatgagcaGGAGGCATCAGCAGGAGCAGCGCTCTGCTCTCAGGATCAGGCTCTCAG ATGCAAACCCTCCGAAGATTTCcttgctgcctgccagctcctcagtgAACACCTCCCAGAAATCAGGAGCAGAAGCAACCAGCATCTG caggtcctgggCTCCATCTCCCAGGAGTGGTTCCAGGTGTCCAGCCACAAGGCTTCCAGGCCGGAGGTGGTGGCAGCGTACCTGGAGGCACTGGGGGacatccagccccagctcctggagacCGTGGTGAACCTGCCTGACAGGAATGGCAACACAGCTCTCCACTACAGCGTGTCCCACTCCAACTTCCAGGTTGCAAAGCTCCTGCTGGACACGG GCAAGTGCTGCCTGGACCTGCAGAACCGTGCTGGCTACACGGCCGTGATGCTGACGCCGCTGGCGGCCCCCGAGACCCGCCAGGACATGGAGGTGGTGATGAGGCTGCTGAAGGAGGGGGATGTCAACCTGAGAGCTGCCCAG GGCGGCCAGACCGCGCTGATGCTGGGGGTCAGCCACGACAGGGACGACATGGTGCGAGCCCTGCTGGCCTGCCGGGCCGATGTCAACCTGCAGGACGAGGAGGGCAGCACGGCGCTGATGGTGGCCTGTCGCCAGGGCAACGCCGACATCGTCCGCCTGCTCCTGGCGCAGCCCGGCTGCCAGCTCACGCTGACTGACAAG ggcGGGAACTCGGCGCTGTCACTGGCCCACGGGGACATTGCCGCGCTCCTGCGAGCCCACATGGAGCTCAGCCCGTGtgagctgggagccagccctcctccctga